A genomic region of Ensifer adhaerens contains the following coding sequences:
- the aroQ gene encoding type II 3-dehydroquinate dehydratase, producing MPSTIFVLNGPNLNALGKREPGIYGGQTLADIEAMCKAEGKSLGFEVDFRQSNHEGTLVDWLHEAGSVAAGVAINPAAYGHTSIALHDAIRAIGIPVVELHLSNIHAREEFRHKSMIAPAVKGVICGFGAQSYILALHALKNLTNPSK from the coding sequence ATGCCATCGACCATTTTCGTGCTGAACGGCCCCAACCTGAATGCGCTGGGCAAGCGCGAGCCGGGTATTTATGGCGGCCAGACGCTCGCCGATATCGAGGCCATGTGCAAGGCGGAAGGCAAATCGCTCGGCTTCGAGGTCGATTTCCGCCAGTCGAACCACGAGGGTACGCTGGTCGACTGGCTGCATGAGGCCGGCAGCGTCGCGGCCGGAGTTGCGATCAATCCCGCGGCATACGGCCATACGTCGATCGCGCTTCACGACGCCATCCGCGCCATTGGCATTCCAGTGGTCGAACTGCACCTCTCGAACATCCATGCCCGCGAGGAATTCCGTCACAAGTCGATGATCGCGCCGGCCGTCAAGGGCGTCATCTGCGGCTTCGGCGCCCAGAGTTACATTCTTGCGCTGCATGCGCTAAAGAACCTGACAAATCCGTCGAAATAA
- a CDS encoding DsbA family protein, translating into MNFSTKMIAAGTLAALVAGVSLPQSAFALDAKQKEEIGAFIKEYLIANPEIMLEVQEALTTKQRAKQQEAAEGAITENKKAIFNSDYDMVLGNPKGDVTIVEFYDYNCGYCKRALSDMDAIISKDKNVRFVLKELPILGPDSLAAHKVSAAFRLVAPEKYGDFHRALLGGEDRATEETALAVAAKLGVPEDQLRAKMEKEPHDAAVREAYGLANDLGITGTPSYVIGNEAVFGAVGAEEIEGKVSNMRECGKTAC; encoded by the coding sequence ATGAATTTCAGCACCAAGATGATTGCCGCCGGAACGCTCGCCGCGCTCGTGGCCGGGGTCAGCCTGCCGCAGAGCGCGTTTGCGCTCGACGCCAAGCAGAAGGAAGAGATCGGCGCCTTCATCAAGGAGTATCTGATCGCCAATCCGGAGATCATGCTTGAAGTCCAGGAAGCGCTGACGACGAAGCAGCGCGCCAAGCAGCAGGAAGCTGCAGAAGGCGCGATCACCGAAAACAAGAAGGCGATCTTCAACTCCGACTACGACATGGTGCTTGGCAACCCCAAGGGCGACGTCACCATCGTCGAATTCTATGACTACAACTGCGGCTATTGCAAACGCGCGCTTTCGGACATGGACGCTATCATCAGCAAGGACAAGAACGTCCGCTTCGTGCTGAAGGAACTGCCGATTCTCGGCCCTGACTCGCTGGCAGCTCACAAGGTGAGCGCTGCTTTCCGCCTCGTGGCCCCGGAGAAATACGGCGACTTCCATCGTGCGCTTCTCGGCGGCGAAGACCGCGCCACGGAAGAGACCGCCCTTGCGGTCGCAGCCAAGCTCGGTGTCCCCGAGGATCAGTTGCGCGCCAAGATGGAAAAAGAGCCGCATGACGCTGCCGTGCGGGAAGCCTATGGGCTTGCCAACGATCTCGGCATCACCGGCACGCCATCTTACGTCATCGGCAACGAGGCGGTCTTCGGTGCCGTCGGCGCCGAAGAGATCGAGGGCAAGGTCTCCAATATGCGCGAATGCGGCAAGACCGCCTGCTGA
- a CDS encoding pyridoxal phosphate-dependent aminotransferase, whose product MVDLSKRSAVEPFHAMDVLAEATRRRDAGHPVISMAVGQPAHPAPQAALEAARNALQHGRLGYTDALGTLSLRTAIARHYEKRHGIELDPQRVAVTTGSSAGFNLAFLALFDPGDCVAIARPGYPAYRNILAALGLTVVEVEANAETGFTLTPESLARAAAKLGRPLKGVLLASPANPTGTVTGRAGLKALADYCHAEKIAFISDEIYHGLTFAGEEASALEVTDEAIVINSFSKYYCMTGWRIGWMVLPADKVRGFERIAQSLYISPPELSQIAAEAALDAHEELDRYKAAYAANRDMLLKRLPEIGLSIASPMDGAFYAYADVSRFTNDSMAFARRMLAEINVAATPGFDFDPLEGHRTMRFSYAGAEADMAEAMDRIARWLA is encoded by the coding sequence TTGGTAGACTTGTCAAAACGCAGCGCCGTCGAACCTTTCCACGCGATGGACGTGCTGGCGGAGGCGACACGCCGCCGGGATGCCGGCCATCCGGTGATCTCGATGGCGGTCGGGCAGCCTGCCCACCCGGCACCGCAGGCGGCACTCGAAGCCGCGCGCAACGCACTCCAGCACGGGCGCCTTGGCTATACCGACGCACTCGGCACTCTGTCGCTGCGAACTGCGATCGCCCGCCACTACGAGAAGCGTCACGGTATCGAGCTTGATCCGCAGCGGGTGGCCGTCACCACGGGATCGTCGGCCGGCTTCAATCTCGCCTTCCTCGCGCTCTTCGATCCGGGCGATTGCGTCGCCATCGCGCGGCCCGGCTATCCGGCCTATCGCAACATCCTTGCAGCACTCGGCCTGACGGTGGTCGAGGTCGAGGCCAATGCCGAGACCGGTTTCACGCTGACGCCGGAGAGCCTGGCAAGGGCCGCCGCAAAGCTCGGCCGGCCGCTGAAGGGCGTGTTGCTGGCAAGCCCCGCGAACCCGACCGGCACCGTGACGGGGAGGGCCGGCCTCAAAGCGCTCGCCGACTATTGCCATGCGGAAAAGATCGCCTTCATTTCTGACGAAATCTATCACGGTCTGACCTTTGCCGGCGAAGAAGCGAGTGCGCTCGAAGTCACCGACGAAGCGATCGTCATCAACTCCTTCTCCAAATATTACTGCATGACCGGATGGCGCATCGGTTGGATGGTGCTGCCGGCTGATAAGGTCCGAGGCTTCGAACGCATTGCGCAAAGCCTTTACATCTCGCCGCCTGAACTGTCTCAGATCGCGGCCGAAGCAGCACTCGACGCGCATGAGGAACTCGACCGCTACAAGGCTGCCTATGCGGCCAATCGCGACATGTTGCTGAAGCGCCTCCCGGAGATTGGCTTGTCCATCGCCTCGCCGATGGACGGCGCCTTCTACGCCTATGCCGATGTCAGCCGCTTCACCAATGACAGCATGGCCTTTGCCCGGCGGATGCTGGCGGAAATCAATGTGGCGGCGACGCCGGGCTTCGATTTCGACCCGCTTGAGGGGCATCGTACGATGCGCTTTTCCTATGCTGGGGCCGAGGCCGACATGGCCGAGGCAATGGACAGGATCGCACGCTGGCTTGCCTGA
- a CDS encoding Rne/Rng family ribonuclease has protein sequence MAEKMLIDASHSEETRVVVVRGNRIEEFDFESEHKKQIRGNIYLAKVTRVEPSLQAAFVDYGGNRHGFLAFAEIHPDYYQIPLADRQALLKAEAEEARRDDDIEHVETAPAPASELSVPVDLAVVAETDIEAQPAEAAVAEPVVEEEAPAEKPKAKPKRARKTKAKAAEEAAAASVDGDESNGGEMAAMVDTDAISEDVDSRRRHDDDDDDDDSHDGEKEIIESVGAEDAMEEVPDRQVRKPRKQYRIQEVIKRRQILLVQVAKEERGNKGAALTTYLSLAGRYSVLMPNTARGGGISRKITNLQDRKRLKEIARGLEVPQGMGVILRTAGANRTKVEIKRDFEYLMRLWENVRTLTLNSTAPCLVYEEGSLIKRSIRDLYNKDIGEIIVSGEEGYKEAKGFMKMLMPSHAKVVQPYRDVHPIFSRSGIEAQLDRMLQPQVTLKSGGYIIINQTEALVSIDVNSGRSTREHSIEDTALQTNLEAAEEVARQLRLRDLAGLVVIDFIDMEEKRNNRAVEKKLKDCLKNDRARIQVGRISHFGLLEMSRQRIRASVLESTMQTCPHCNGTGHVRSQSSVALHVLRGIEEYLLKNTTHDITVRTIPDIALYLLNQKRGTIMDYEARFGVSIIIEADAHVGAQHFAIDRGEPVENPVKIEQLLHFEPEPEEDDVVIEEDLDEEEAEEIASEPRQEQPKAAQSADDQGGRKRKRRRRRRGKGGQQAEGAVSQVSEAADDADEDADEGDADDEGVDAEATNADGEQKRKRRRRGKRGGRRNRPEGEGEGEGQLEADAEGEDADEPEAVEAPAVTAESEVAVAVEEASAVVEEAEAVEAKPAKPKRTRKKAVKAEEPVVTVDEAAQVAVEDQPAVADVAVEAVEEAAADLAETKPVRANRDLSKIASEPVVTSSAVKTEGEEEEANKPKKGGWWQRRGFF, from the coding sequence ATGGCAGAGAAAATGCTTATCGATGCGTCTCACTCCGAGGAGACGCGCGTCGTTGTCGTACGCGGGAACCGCATAGAAGAATTCGACTTCGAGTCGGAACATAAGAAGCAAATCCGCGGCAATATCTATCTGGCGAAGGTCACCAGGGTAGAGCCTTCGCTGCAGGCCGCCTTCGTCGACTACGGCGGCAACCGCCACGGATTTCTGGCCTTCGCCGAAATTCACCCCGATTATTACCAGATCCCCCTTGCCGACCGCCAGGCACTGCTGAAGGCCGAAGCTGAAGAAGCGCGGCGCGACGACGACATCGAACATGTCGAAACCGCACCGGCGCCGGCAAGCGAACTGTCCGTTCCCGTCGATCTCGCGGTCGTAGCGGAGACCGATATCGAGGCGCAGCCGGCAGAAGCCGCTGTCGCCGAACCGGTGGTCGAAGAAGAAGCACCGGCGGAAAAGCCTAAGGCAAAGCCGAAGCGCGCGCGCAAGACCAAGGCAAAGGCCGCGGAAGAAGCGGCAGCCGCTTCCGTCGACGGCGACGAAAGCAACGGCGGCGAAATGGCCGCCATGGTCGACACCGACGCCATCTCCGAGGACGTCGACAGCCGTCGCCGCCACGACGACGACGACGACGATGACGACAGCCACGACGGCGAAAAGGAAATCATCGAATCGGTCGGTGCCGAAGACGCCATGGAAGAGGTTCCGGACCGTCAGGTCCGCAAGCCCCGCAAGCAGTACCGCATCCAGGAAGTCATCAAGCGCCGCCAGATCCTGCTCGTTCAGGTCGCCAAGGAAGAGCGCGGCAACAAAGGCGCGGCGCTGACGACATACCTGTCGCTCGCCGGTCGCTACTCGGTGCTGATGCCGAACACCGCGCGTGGTGGCGGGATCTCCCGCAAGATCACCAACCTGCAGGACCGCAAGCGCCTGAAGGAAATCGCGCGCGGCCTCGAAGTGCCGCAAGGCATGGGCGTCATCCTGCGCACGGCCGGTGCGAACCGCACCAAGGTCGAGATCAAGCGCGACTTCGAATACCTGATGCGTCTTTGGGAGAACGTCCGCACGCTGACGCTCAACTCCACGGCCCCCTGCCTCGTCTACGAGGAAGGCAGCCTGATCAAGCGCTCGATCCGCGATCTCTACAACAAGGACATCGGCGAGATCATCGTTTCCGGCGAGGAAGGCTACAAGGAAGCCAAGGGCTTCATGAAGATGCTGATGCCGAGCCACGCCAAGGTGGTTCAGCCCTATCGCGACGTGCATCCGATCTTCTCGCGCTCCGGCATCGAAGCGCAGCTCGACCGCATGCTGCAGCCGCAGGTAACGCTCAAGTCCGGTGGCTACATCATCATCAACCAGACCGAAGCGCTGGTTTCGATCGACGTCAACTCCGGTCGTTCGACCCGCGAGCACTCGATCGAAGACACGGCGCTCCAGACGAACCTTGAGGCAGCGGAAGAAGTTGCTCGCCAGTTGCGCCTGCGCGACCTTGCCGGCCTCGTCGTCATCGACTTCATCGACATGGAAGAAAAGCGCAACAACCGCGCTGTCGAGAAGAAGCTGAAGGACTGCCTGAAGAACGATCGCGCGCGCATCCAGGTCGGCCGCATCTCGCATTTCGGCCTGCTCGAAATGTCGCGCCAGCGCATTCGTGCCTCGGTGCTCGAATCGACGATGCAGACCTGCCCGCACTGCAACGGCACGGGTCACGTTCGCTCGCAGTCCTCCGTCGCCCTGCACGTGCTGCGCGGCATCGAAGAGTACCTGCTCAAGAACACCACGCACGATATCACCGTGCGCACCATTCCGGATATCGCGCTCTACCTGCTCAACCAGAAGCGCGGCACGATCATGGATTACGAGGCCCGTTTCGGCGTTTCGATCATCATCGAGGCTGACGCCCATGTTGGTGCGCAGCACTTCGCGATCGATCGCGGCGAACCGGTCGAAAACCCGGTCAAGATCGAGCAGCTTCTGCATTTTGAGCCGGAGCCGGAAGAAGATGACGTCGTGATCGAAGAGGATCTCGACGAAGAAGAAGCCGAAGAAATCGCCAGCGAGCCGCGCCAGGAGCAGCCGAAGGCTGCTCAATCCGCCGACGACCAGGGCGGGCGCAAGCGCAAGCGTCGCCGTCGCCGCCGTGGCAAGGGTGGACAGCAGGCAGAAGGCGCCGTTAGCCAGGTTTCCGAAGCGGCAGACGACGCCGACGAGGATGCCGACGAAGGCGATGCTGACGACGAGGGCGTGGATGCCGAAGCCACCAACGCTGACGGCGAGCAGAAGCGCAAGCGCCGCCGCCGTGGCAAGCGCGGTGGGCGTCGCAACCGTCCGGAAGGCGAAGGTGAAGGCGAAGGCCAGCTCGAGGCCGATGCGGAAGGTGAAGATGCCGACGAACCGGAAGCCGTAGAAGCGCCGGCCGTGACCGCAGAGAGCGAAGTAGCCGTCGCGGTAGAAGAAGCCTCCGCAGTCGTGGAGGAAGCCGAGGCCGTCGAAGCCAAGCCGGCCAAGCCGAAGCGGACCCGCAAAAAGGCAGTGAAGGCAGAAGAGCCGGTCGTAACCGTCGATGAAGCTGCCCAGGTGGCTGTCGAAGACCAGCCAGCGGTCGCCGATGTCGCCGTCGAGGCGGTAGAAGAAGCCGCTGCCGATCTCGCCGAAACCAAGCCGGTGCGCGCGAACCGCGATCTTTCGAAGATTGCTTCGGAGCCGGTGGTCACCTCGAGTGCGGTGAAGACCGAAGGCGAAGAAGAAGAGGCCAACAAGCCGAAAAAGGGCGGTTGGTGGCAGCGCCGCGGCTTCTTCTAA